The DNA window CGCGCAGGTGGGCGACACCGGTGACGCCCTCCAGCTCCGCCCCGCGCAGGTCCACGTCGTGGAGCTCGCTCTGCTGGACGTCGAGCTGGGCGATCCGGGTCCCGGAGAAGCGGACCCGCCGCGCCTTGCCCTGGATCAGGTCGAGCTCCTCGATCACGCAGTCCGTGAACGCGACGTCGAGCAGCTCCGCCCCGCGCAGGTTGACGTAGCTGAGCTTGCAGCCGACGAAGTGCACCGAGCGCAGCTCGGCCTCGTACGCCTCGAGCGAGCCGATCCGACCCGTGACACGTACGTCGCGCCACTGGCTGCGCGCGGCTCGTACGACGGGCACGTCCACCTGGTCGAGCTCGACCTCGGACAGCCGGGCGCCCTTCAGGTCCGCCTCGTCCGCCGACAGTCCCTGGAACCGGGCGGCGACCAGCTCGGCCCCGGCGAGAGCCAGGTGGGGCAGCACGAGATCGGCGAAGCGGGCCGACTCCACGTAGGCACCGTCGCGGAGCTCGCTGGGGTCGCCGTCGACCAGCCGACCGAGGTCGAGCGGGGTGATCTGGGGCGACTTCGTCGGGGAGGCGGCCATCGGGTCCACCGTATCTGGCGTCTCAGACCTCCCGCTTCGGCCGGAACGGTGACAGCGCGAGCATGAGCGCCGCGGCGGCGAAGACCACCGCAGCCGAGGCCAGCACCGGCCGGACCCCGACGCGATCGGCCAGGACCCCGACGACCGGCGAGACCACGACGATCACGGCACGGTTGAGCGAGCGCAGGGTGGTGTTGGTGCGGGCCTGCAGCTCGTCGGGGGTACGCGACTGGCGGATGGTCATCTCGTGGGAGTTGCTGTTCCCCATCGCCCAGCCGTGGCACAGCTGACCGGCGCCCAGCACGGCGGCCGCCCACCCGCCCGGCACCGAGGCGGCGGTGACCATCGCGACCACCCCGGTCGCACTGAGGGCGTACGAGCCGATGATCGCGCCACCCCCGCCGAGGCGCCGTCCGGTCGCGGTGCTGGTCATCGCACCGCCGAGCGCGCCCGCCCCGGCGACGGCGAACACCAGACCCAGCTGCAGCGGCGTGAGTCCCAGCTCGAGGTAGCCGTAGGGCACGACGAGCACGAGCAGCACCGCCTGCCCCGCGAACCACACGTGCGTGGCGATCGCGAGGCGACGCAGACCGGAGGCGCCGTACGCCCACCGTGCGCCCTCGCCGATCTCCGACGCCAGCCCACGCAGGCCGACCGCCGCGGGGCGGGCGAGGGGCGGCTCGGCGACTCCTCTCAAGGACGCCACCATCACCGCCGAGAAGAGGTACGTCGCCGCGTCGACCAGCACCGCGACCGGCGCCCCCAGGATCCGGATCAGCGCGCCGGCGAGCGCGGGTCCTGCGGTCTGCGCCACCGCACCGGCCCCGTCCAGCCGCGCGTGCGCCCGCTGCAGCTCGGCTCGCGGCACGAGACGCGGCACGAACGAGAGCGACGCCGCGTCGTTGACCAGTGACACGGTCCCGAACAGCAACACGACGACGAAGAGCAGCGGGAAGCTGAGGACGTCGCAGGCCCACGCCAGCGGGATCGCACCGAGCAGCGCCGCCCGGACCAGGTCCGTCGTCACCATCACCGGGCGTCGCCGCACCCGGTCGACCAGCGCGCCGACGACGAGACCGACGAGAAGGTACGGAAGCCATCTGGCCGAGTTGAGCCATCCCACCTGCGACGCTCCCCCGCCGAGCGTGACCAGGACCAGGGTCTGCAGCGCCAAGGACGTGACGGCGTCGCCCATCCCGGACACCGCCTCGCCCCACCAGAAGCGCCCGAACCCCGACGACCTGTCGTCGGAGCTGGTCACCGCGGCCACGCCACACCCTGACACGCGGGACCGCGGGCACCGGTCAGGGTCGTCGGTGGAAGGTGACGGTGCCGTCGGGTTGATGGGTGGTCTCGTACGTCGGGTCGTGGGCTCCTGTGTGGTGTCTGGGGCACAGGAGACCACCGTTGTTCAGGGCCGTCGGTCCGTCATCGGCAAACCTCTGCCAGTGGTGGGCGTGGCACATCCAGGGTGGCCAGTCGCATTCCTCGGCGACGCAGCCCTTGTCGCGGATGCCCAGGGCGATGAGCTGGGCCTTGGTGAAGAAGCGCTTGGCTCTGCCGACGTCGAGGACCTCGCTCTTGCCGTTGAGGACGACGGGGAGGATCCGGGCGGTGCAGGCGAGCCGTCGGACCTGTGAGGGGCTGATGGGCTCGCCGGTGTCGAGGATCCCGGCCTTCTCGAGCTTGCTGGTCAACACATCGAGGTCGATGTGAACCACGATCGTCGCGTCGGTGCCGCCGACCTTCGGGAGGTCCTTGGCGCTGATGCGTTCGATGAGCTCGGCGAACGCCCGGCCCATCCGCTCGGGTCCGGGGCGGCGTTCGACGCCGGGTCCGTGGGTCGCGGCCTGGTGCTTGGGTGCGGCGATCGCGAGGAGCATCTTCTTGAGCATCGCCGCCTGCACCGTGGGAAGCGTGAACCGGGCGTGGGTCTTGCCGTGGCCGTCGTCGGTCATCGTCAACCGCATCGCCTGCGCGGCCTTGGCCTCCTCCTTCTCGAGAAGGTCGGCCTCGTGCTGGTCCGCCAGGTCCGGGGCGACGACCTCCAACAGACGGCGGCCGAGGACCCGCAACGTCTTCGCATCATGCTCAGCAGCGGCATCCACGAGATGCTTCTCCGCGCGGATCACCAGGTCCGGGTCCAGGTCAGCCGGCAGCTCCTTGACGGAGCGGAGGATCACCTGCGCCTGCTCGGGACGCAGGTCGCCGGCGGCAAGGGCGTCCCGGACCACGTCGTGGGTGTCCAGGTCGTAGCCGAGGTGCACCACACCCGCCGCCGCGGACCGGGTGAGACGGGCCTGATGAGCGAGCCAGGTCGCGGTCGAGGTGGCACCGGTCTCGGTGCCGACCTGCAGCTCGTCCGCGTGCCGCGCCACCCGCGCGCGGATCTCCACGACCTGCGCCTCCAACTTCGTCAGCTCCACCAGCGTTGAGGCGGCTTCGGCAGACGTCATGGACCACACCGACGCATCCACCAGGCCGTCGACGATGCCGCGCATCCGCGCGGTCGCCGTGGCCACCTGGTGGTGGGGTGTGGTCATCGCTGTCATGGGTCTAGCCAAGCACTGGCCACCGACAGTCGGAGGCCTCAGAAGGCGTTATCCACAGGGTTTTAGGTTACAAGACGGTCACGATCGCGGACGATTGTCCACACCCTCCCCAACCACTGGGGGCTACCGGAAGGCCGGCCGGCGACCGCAACCCACCGCCCGCCGTACCCCGTAACTGCCTATCGGCGACCAACCCGGACGGACCGGCAGGCCACTGACAGTCGGTTGGCTTCGAGACGGGCCTGGCGGCCCTCCTCAACCACTGGGGGCTACCGGAAGGCCGGGAGGCAACGCCGACCCGAGCCCGCCGTACCCGCGTAAATGCCTATCGGCGGCCATCCCAACGGACCCGCAGCCGACGGACAGCCGGAGACGGCTAGAGCGAGAAGACCTGGTCGAAGTGCTCGACGACCGGGAAGGGGTCGTAGAAGTCGTGCAGGAGCGCCCGCCACTGCTGGTACTCGTCCGAGCCGCGGAAGCCGACCGTGTGGTCCTCGAGCGTCTCCCACTCGACGAGGAGGAGGAAGGCGCTCGGTCGCTCCTGGCACCGCGACAACGTCAGTGACACGAAGCCGGGCATCGACGCGATGATCTGCTTCGCCTCGTCGAAGGCGGTCACGAACTCCTCCTCGCGGCCGGGCTTCACCGGCAGGAGGGCGTGCTCGAGGATCACCCTTGGAGGTTGTCGAGGTCGATGGTGTCGTCCTCGGCCGGGGCCTCGACGTCGAACTTCTCGTCGAACTCGGAGAACACCACGCTGCCGTTGTCGTCGCCGTCGGTCTTCTCGATCTTGACGAGGTAGTGCGGGTCGTCGACCCGCACGTAGCCCACCGAGGTGCCGTCGTCCTTGGACGTGTGCTCCACGGGGACGGCCTCGGCACCCTCGACCTTCTCGGTGTCCTTGGCGGTGTACTTCTCGCCGGCTTCCTTGTCGCTGCTGATCAGCTCGTCCAGGAGGTCGTCGATGTCGCAGAACTGGTCGAACCCGTCGCCGCTCGCGGGCACCACGACCCACTTGTCGCCGACCACCGAGATGATCTGGTCGGCGTTGTCGCCCGCACTGGCCCGCCAGAAGGCCTCGTCCGGCTTGAACCAGGTGGTGCCGTCGACCCCGAGGAGCTCCGCCGTACCGTCTCCGACGCCGATGGAGCCGGTGCAGTCGCCGCCGTCGTTGGTCTGCACGTCGATCGACACCTCCTGGCCGCCCGTCGTGATCTTGCCGGAGACCTTGACGGAGTCGAGCTTGCCCATCGCCGCCTTCGAGGCGTCGGCGATCTCCTGTCCGGACTGGTCGGTGAAGTCGTCACCACCGCAGGCGCTCAGCAGCGCCGCCATCCCGATCCCGGCCACGGCCAATCCCATGCGTGTCATGGGGCCACCCTTTCATCCCGTCAGAGACCGCACCGCTTCGCGGTCGTCCAGGCGCTGGTGGCGTAGTCGCTGTAGGCCCGCACCCGGAAGTCGTACTTCACCCCCGAGGTGACGAGGAAGTACGGCGTCTTGGTGCCGACCGCGACGGGCGTCGACCAGGTGGTCGTCCCGACCTTCTGCTGCTGCACCTGCCAGTAGACGCCGACCTGGGGGTCGGTGATCGTCAGGGAGCACTTGGTCGCGGCGGTGCGTGCGACGCCGAGCCCCGTGGGTGCGTCGATCGGCATCGTCGCGCTCTTCGTGGTCCAGGCGCTCGGCTGGCCGTACCAGGTCATCGCCCGGACCCGGAACTCGTAGGACCGTCCCGGCGTCAGCAGGCCGGCCGTCCAGGTGCGGTTGTTGGGGACGAAGAGCGGGTACTCGGCGCTCCAGCTGCCTCCGGCCGGGCGGAACTGGAAGCCGAAGCTCCAGGTCGCCGTCGGGGACTGCGACCAGGAGAAGGTGAGGTCCGAGTTCACGCTGTTCGGCGTGGCGGTCACCCCGGTCGGGGACGGGACCGCCGCGGAGCCCGACGAGCACCAGGCCGGCAGCTGCGAGGTGGGCATCCATCTCGAGTCGGGGTCCGGTCGCGTCGGCGCCTGGAAGCCGGACGGCTGGGCGGGGTGCGGGAGCGTGACGCTCCTGAAGTGCGGTCGGTAGACGGACGCGTCGACGTACGCGAGCTTCCCGCAGGCACTGTCCTCGAGGAGCGAGTTGACGCTGTAGCCGATGACCACCTGGTCGCCGCTCGTGCTGAGGTGCGGCATCAGCCGTGGGGTGTAGGCCCAGATGCCCACCCCCGGCGTGCCGGAGCCCACCGTGGCCTCGGGCATCGCGAAGAGGGTCGACTTCTCGTCGGACGTGAAGCCCCACGGCTTGTCGGCGTAGTAGCTGATGACGTTGCCGTTGAGCCCTCCGGCCGTGTCCTGGGTGACCAGCACCCATCGTCCGCTCTGCTTCGTGACGCTCAGGGCCTCACTGGCGACGGTCCCGGTGGCGATGGCGTCGCCGGGGTCGGTGCTCCAGCTGTTGTTGTCGCCGGTGAAGTAGCGCCAGGTGGCCGTCAGGTCGCCCTGTGGCACCCGGGCGATCCGCAGCTTCTTCGACGACGAGCCCGCCGAGACGTCGGAGGCGTAGATGTAGGTGTAGGGGACGCCGTCGTCGACGTAGTCGGCCAGCGCCATCCCCCACAGGATGCAGTGACCCGGCACCGTCAGCGTGCAGTCACGGACGTTGGCGGGCAGGCCACCGGTGGGGTTGCCGTACGACGTCTCGTCCTGGACGGACCCGGTCGGGATCGTCCTCAGCTCCGCCCCGAGCGCAGTCGGGAACACGCTGCCAGAGGTGTTGCCCATGCGCATGTAGAACTTCTGGATGGTGGCGCCCTCCAGGCGTTGGCCGCCGCCCCACAGCCAACCGCCCAGGGTGGTGTTGACCAGCGTGCTGCCGCCCGCCCCGGCGACCGTGGCGCCCATGGTCCCGTCTGCGTTCTGGATGACGATGCCGTTGCGCGGCATCACCGCGTCGTACGAGCCGCGGGTGCCGGTGGGGGTGCCGACGCCGTACCAGTAGTCGTTGAAGAACCAGATCACCCGGCCGCCGGGCAGCTCGATGGCCTCGAGGCCGTCCCCGCCGGTCCAGTGGTTGGTGCTCCCGCTGTTGCCGTACGCCGCGAACTTGTTGGTGATCTCGTTGGCGAGAGCGGCGCTGCCCGCGGGATTGGTGTCCGGGCCGGCCTCAGCGGTGTTGGTGACCAGGAGCTGTCCGATCAACGTCACCGTGAGCGCTGTTGCGCCGGCCAGGATCATGCGACGACGGTTCGCCATGGGGGCCTCCTCGAGAATGGTCGACACCCTAGGGGCACCCGGTGACGCCCGTCACAGGATCGGGCAGACCGCTACCGGAGGAGCTCTGCCACCCATTCCGGCACGAGCACCGAGGCCGGCCCGTGCCGGGCATCGTCGAAGAGGTGGCTCCCGGCACTGGGCTCGAGGTTGAGCTCGACGGTCCGGGCACCACGCTCGCCGGCGTACTGGACGAAGCCGGCGGCGGGGTAGACCGCCCCCGAGGTGCCGATCGAGGCGAAGACGTCGGCCTCGTCGAGGGCCGCGAGGATCCGGTCCATCTCGTAGGGGATCTCGCCGAACCACACGACGTCGGGCCGCAGCTCGGTCACCCCGCAGCGCGGACAGGGCGGGTAGTCGGAGAGGTCGCCGGTCCACACGGAGCGGCCGCCGCACCCGCGACACAGGGCCGACCGCAGCTCACCGTGCATGTGGAGCACCCGGGAGGAGCCGCCCCGCTCGTGCAGGTCGTCGATGTTCTGGGTCACCACGAGCAGGTCGTCGCCGAGCGCCGCCTCGAGCTCGGCCAGCGCCCGATGGGCCGCATTGGGCTCGACCCCGGCGAGGGCGGCCCGGCGCTCGTCGTAGAAGGCCTGGACCACCGACGGCTGGTACTCGTACGCCTCCGGCGTCGCGACGTCCTCGACCCGGTGGCCCTCCCACAGTCCGTCGGCGTCGCGGAAGGTCGGCACCCCGCTCTCGGCCGAGACCCCGGCTCCGGTGAGGACGACGACCTTCATCGGGTCGACTCCGCGTAGAGCGTGACCGCGTAGCCGTCCGTCGGCTCGAACGCGTCGCCGGTCCAGGTGCCGTAGCGCGCCACCGCGTCGAGGCCGAACGCGCCGAACGCGGCGTCCACGTCGTCGAGCGCGGTGGGCGGGCAGTCGCCCGGGAGATGGGCGGCGTCCAGCCCGTAGCCACAGACGATCACCCCACCCGGGCTCAGGTGGTGCCCGAGCCGCTTGCACGCGTCATGCAGCGTGCCGGGCTCGAGCAGCGGGATGGTGTTGCCGGCGACCAGCACCAGGTCGAAGGTCTCCCCGAGGTCGAAGGTCGCGAGGTCGCCCTGCCGCCAGTCCAGGCCAGGGGCCTCGGCCCGCGCCTGCTCGAGCATCGACTCGTCCACGTCGACCCCGACGACGTCGTACCCCAGCTCCGCCAGGCGTACGGCGACGCGCCCGGTGCCGCAGCCGGCGTCGAGGACCCGCGCCGGCGGTGCCAGCAGCCCGGCCACGAACGTCGCCTCGCCGTGGATGTCCGCGCCGCGCGCCGCCATCGCGCGGAACCGCTCGGCGTACGCCCGTGCGTAGTCGTCGCCCACGGTCTCGCGGGCGATCCGCTCCCAGCGGCTGGTCATCGGGGCAGCTTGCGGCGCGCCGCGCTGGTCTTGAACTCGTCCATGAAGATCCGGTGCACGGCGTCGCTGTCGAGGGCGCCGCCGAGGGCGTTGAGCTCGCCGCGGGCCAGGCGCTCGCAGACCCGCATCCAGGCGTGGCCCATGGCGTAGGTGAACGTGCCGGCGACGGTCGCGCTGATCGGCGCGGCCACCGCAGTCCCGGCGCCCGGGACGAACTTGATCATGTTGGTCACCACCGAACGACCGGCCGTCGTCGCGGCCGCGGTCGCGGCGATGGACGCAGCGGTCGACCGCTCGATCGAGACCCCGTAGGTGACCGCGACCGTGGCCATCATTCCGATCTGGATCGGGACGAGGAGCGCGGCGTCGGAGAAGGGGATCGGGGAGGCTCCGGCGGTGGTGGCTGCTGCCGTCGCCGCCTTGACGGCCACCTCCGCCCGCTCCCGCTTGCGGTCGAAGTCGATCCGCTGGGCCGAGGTGATGGCGTGGGCGACGCCGTCCGGCGCGCCGCGAAAGGTGGCATCGAGGACTTCCTGCAGGCCGTACGCCGTCTGCCCGGTGAAGTCGTCCGCGAGCGCCATCGTGTAGTGGATCAGGCCGTCCTGGATCGGCAGGTCGAGGGCGGCGATGCTGGCCGCCAGCGCCTCGGCGTCGGGGTGCACCCGGTCGCCGGAGCGGGCGACCTGGGTGAGCACCAGGATCACCGGCAGCCCGAGCTCGGCCAGCGCGCGGATGAAGTCAGCCTCGGTGGACTCGAAGCGGCGGTCGGGGGCGCGGACGCAGTACCAGGCGACGTGGATCTGGTCGGCGAGCGGCTTGCGGCGCATGCCGTGCAGGTAGTCCTTGAGCTCGGCGATCAGGGCGGCGTTGTCCCGCCCGACCTCGAGCCCGCGGGTGTCGACGACGCCGAGCGTGCCGCTCTGGTGGAGGTACAGGTGCTCGGCCCTCGTGACCGGCTCACCGATCCCGGTCTTCGCGACCTCCTCGCCGAAGATGGCGTTGACCAGGGTCGACTTGCCGACCCCCGTCTTGCCGACCAGCAGGAGGTTGAACCGACCGATCTCGTCGGCCTTGTCCTTCCAGGCCTTCCCGAAGGCCTGGCCGAACCACTCGTCCGTGGGCTTCGCCATGGCCCCAGCGTCTCAGACGGCGCCAGGGACCCCGTTCAGATCGGGTCGCGCGCCTGGTCGCGGTAGCCGCCGGCCACGGCGTCGAGGAGGTCCGCGTCGACCGGGACGGCACACCCGTCCACCTCACTGATGGCGCGGGCCGGGTTGTTGGCGTTGACCGCCAGCACCAGGTCGGCCGCAGCGAGGTCCGCCACCGTCAGCTCGCGGACCTCGCGCCGCCACCCCAGCCGGTCGGCGACCCGCACGAGCACGTCTGCCGTGATCGAGGGCAGCACGTCGCCGTCGGGCACGACGACGACGCCGTCCTGCCAGAGCACCACGCTCCAGGTGGTCCCCTCCAGGACCCGGTCACCGTCGACGAACAGCGCGTCGTCGTACGCCGCAAGCTGGCTCTCGCGGCGCAGCTTGATCTGCATCAGCAGGCTCGTCGACTTCAGCTCCGGCAGCTCGCGGCGGTGCGGGGTCGTCCGCACCCGGAAGCGGGTGACCACGGGGATCGGCCACGCGCTGGCCCGCGACGAGACCAGGACCCGGCAGCCGGACGCCGAGGCGGGCGCGGCGAGGTCGAGCTCGGCCGGGTAAACGCTGACGCGCACGGACTCGGCCGTGGTGCCGTCGAGGTGACGACGCAGCGTCGCCCGGAGCTCCGCACGGTCGAGCTCCTGCCCCCACAGCTCGGCCGCCGACCGGGCCAGCCGGTC is part of the Nocardioides conyzicola genome and encodes:
- a CDS encoding DUF5005 domain-containing protein; protein product: MANRRRMILAGATALTVTLIGQLLVTNTAEAGPDTNPAGSAALANEITNKFAAYGNSGSTNHWTGGDGLEAIELPGGRVIWFFNDYWYGVGTPTGTRGSYDAVMPRNGIVIQNADGTMGATVAGAGGSTLVNTTLGGWLWGGGQRLEGATIQKFYMRMGNTSGSVFPTALGAELRTIPTGSVQDETSYGNPTGGLPANVRDCTLTVPGHCILWGMALADYVDDGVPYTYIYASDVSAGSSSKKLRIARVPQGDLTATWRYFTGDNNSWSTDPGDAIATGTVASEALSVTKQSGRWVLVTQDTAGGLNGNVISYYADKPWGFTSDEKSTLFAMPEATVGSGTPGVGIWAYTPRLMPHLSTSGDQVVIGYSVNSLLEDSACGKLAYVDASVYRPHFRSVTLPHPAQPSGFQAPTRPDPDSRWMPTSQLPAWCSSGSAAVPSPTGVTATPNSVNSDLTFSWSQSPTATWSFGFQFRPAGGSWSAEYPLFVPNNRTWTAGLLTPGRSYEFRVRAMTWYGQPSAWTTKSATMPIDAPTGLGVARTAATKCSLTITDPQVGVYWQVQQQKVGTTTWSTPVAVGTKTPYFLVTSGVKYDFRVRAYSDYATSAWTTAKRCGL
- a CDS encoding GTPase family protein, with amino-acid sequence MAKPTDEWFGQAFGKAWKDKADEIGRFNLLLVGKTGVGKSTLVNAIFGEEVAKTGIGEPVTRAEHLYLHQSGTLGVVDTRGLEVGRDNAALIAELKDYLHGMRRKPLADQIHVAWYCVRAPDRRFESTEADFIRALAELGLPVILVLTQVARSGDRVHPDAEALAASIAALDLPIQDGLIHYTMALADDFTGQTAYGLQEVLDATFRGAPDGVAHAITSAQRIDFDRKRERAEVAVKAATAAATTAGASPIPFSDAALLVPIQIGMMATVAVTYGVSIERSTAASIAATAAATTAGRSVVTNMIKFVPGAGTAVAAPISATVAGTFTYAMGHAWMRVCERLARGELNALGGALDSDAVHRIFMDEFKTSAARRKLPR
- a CDS encoding pentapeptide repeat-containing protein, giving the protein MAASPTKSPQITPLDLGRLVDGDPSELRDGAYVESARFADLVLPHLALAGAELVAARFQGLSADEADLKGARLSEVELDQVDVPVVRAARSQWRDVRVTGRIGSLEAYEAELRSVHFVGCKLSYVNLRGAELLDVAFTDCVIEELDLIQGKARRVRFSGTRIAQLDVQQSELHDVDLRGAELEGVTGVAHLRGATFSPHQLDRLAPLLALEIGIKIEA
- a CDS encoding MFS transporter; its protein translation is MAAVTSSDDRSSGFGRFWWGEAVSGMGDAVTSLALQTLVLVTLGGGASQVGWLNSARWLPYLLVGLVVGALVDRVRRRPVMVTTDLVRAALLGAIPLAWACDVLSFPLLFVVVLLFGTVSLVNDAASLSFVPRLVPRAELQRAHARLDGAGAVAQTAGPALAGALIRILGAPVAVLVDAATYLFSAVMVASLRGVAEPPLARPAAVGLRGLASEIGEGARWAYGASGLRRLAIATHVWFAGQAVLLVLVVPYGYLELGLTPLQLGLVFAVAGAGALGGAMTSTATGRRLGGGGAIIGSYALSATGVVAMVTAASVPGGWAAAVLGAGQLCHGWAMGNSNSHEMTIRQSRTPDELQARTNTTLRSLNRAVIVVVSPVVGVLADRVGVRPVLASAAVVFAAAALMLALSPFRPKREV
- a CDS encoding aminotransferase class IV, with product MTGPSRHSLDGVPVTAVPPELALYPYGAFTTFVAVDGEVLAWGRHEDRLARSAAELWGQELDRAELRATLRRHLDGTTAESVRVSVYPAELDLAAPASASGCRVLVSSRASAWPIPVVTRFRVRTTPHRRELPELKSTSLLMQIKLRRESQLAAYDDALFVDGDRVLEGTTWSVVLWQDGVVVVPDGDVLPSITADVLVRVADRLGWRREVRELTVADLAAADLVLAVNANNPARAISEVDGCAVPVDADLLDAVAGGYRDQARDPI
- a CDS encoding antibiotic biosynthesis monooxygenase, whose protein sequence is MILEHALLPVKPGREEEFVTAFDEAKQIIASMPGFVSLTLSRCQERPSAFLLLVEWETLEDHTVGFRGSDEYQQWRALLHDFYDPFPVVEHFDQVFSL
- a CDS encoding NAD-dependent deacylase; this encodes MKVVVLTGAGVSAESGVPTFRDADGLWEGHRVEDVATPEAYEYQPSVVQAFYDERRAALAGVEPNAAHRALAELEAALGDDLLVVTQNIDDLHERGGSSRVLHMHGELRSALCRGCGGRSVWTGDLSDYPPCPRCGVTELRPDVVWFGEIPYEMDRILAALDEADVFASIGTSGAVYPAAGFVQYAGERGARTVELNLEPSAGSHLFDDARHGPASVLVPEWVAELLR
- a CDS encoding class I SAM-dependent methyltransferase, whose product is MTSRWERIARETVGDDYARAYAERFRAMAARGADIHGEATFVAGLLAPPARVLDAGCGTGRVAVRLAELGYDVVGVDVDESMLEQARAEAPGLDWRQGDLATFDLGETFDLVLVAGNTIPLLEPGTLHDACKRLGHHLSPGGVIVCGYGLDAAHLPGDCPPTALDDVDAAFGAFGLDAVARYGTWTGDAFEPTDGYAVTLYAESTR
- a CDS encoding HNH endonuclease signature motif containing protein, producing the protein MTAMTTPHHQVATATARMRGIVDGLVDASVWSMTSAEAASTLVELTKLEAQVVEIRARVARHADELQVGTETGATSTATWLAHQARLTRSAAAGVVHLGYDLDTHDVVRDALAAGDLRPEQAQVILRSVKELPADLDPDLVIRAEKHLVDAAAEHDAKTLRVLGRRLLEVVAPDLADQHEADLLEKEEAKAAQAMRLTMTDDGHGKTHARFTLPTVQAAMLKKMLLAIAAPKHQAATHGPGVERRPGPERMGRAFAELIERISAKDLPKVGGTDATIVVHIDLDVLTSKLEKAGILDTGEPISPSQVRRLACTARILPVVLNGKSEVLDVGRAKRFFTKAQLIALGIRDKGCVAEECDWPPWMCHAHHWQRFADDGPTALNNGGLLCPRHHTGAHDPTYETTHQPDGTVTFHRRP